The Halichondria panicea chromosome 6, odHalPani1.1, whole genome shotgun sequence genomic sequence AGGAAGCGGCCGTGCATGGGAGTGGCTTTTCCTGAGGTCTCTTTGAGCTGATTCTTGTTtctattttttttttttggtgtttcctagtgcatataataataataaaaatgcaTTGTATACAAACACTGTACCTGATCTAGTGGAGTTGACGCCTCAATAGGTGTTGTGTCCAGCATAGATGTTGTGTCCAGCTGTAATTAAgtaatgtatactgtatatagctagaaatGTTTGCGGCCCAAAAGTTCTGTGAATAGCTGTAAAAAGACCTTTAATTTGcggataatatttctgcgTTTACTCATTCATTCGAATTTTTGGGCCATAGAAATGTTTAgctctacagtatatacatctAGTAATTAATACATTATTAGTTTTACCTGTTGTGAGGTCAACCCGCTGCTGTACGTGCTGTCATGTTGAATTTCATCATCAGACAACTGCCAAATGCATAATTAAGTAAATTTGACTTCGTAAATCAATTTTGTGAGATGATTACCTCGATTCTCTCGCTAGTACTATAGCTAGTACTAGCGTCCCCCTCGTACAGAGTctgtaaaaattaataatttagAACGTGACATTCATTTGATATATACTACATGTTATTACCTGATTCAGGAAAGAGTCCCCCATGCCTGATACTGATGGTGTGAGTATACAAGTGCctatagttataataattaagccAATGTTTTCTTACCATGTTAGTATTATTCCGGAGAATAATCGTAACAGTTTTGTATGTGGTCCAACCTTCGGTACCAGCATTCTAATTTGGTCGTCAGGCAGCTCCAAGAACACCTCACCATCAATTTCttgctctataataattattatatgtaatAATAATTCTACAATGTAAAGTATGGCTATATGTCACAACTGCATACCGTACTTATttgatttaaagcgacactaaaaataattatgaagccagaggtcgtttcctttggaggttgaaaaattatgttgaagttctggtgtcgcatatttagagggtcgcatatAATTGGAGGTTATTCTTCtgtcctcgattataggccacttaaattacattgtttcttgcCATGCTAAGAACTGACGCAGTTTGTGAACAGGTGATGTTATTGCTCAGTCTTACGTGACTTGTGCGTAACATACGTTTTAATATTGCAGGTGTTGAATTCACATTTTGCCCCTGGTGAAGTGATCAGTGACTTCTGTGACGGACAGAAATTCAGCTCACCAAACTCTCTTTTTTTCAAAGATCCCTGTGCTTTGCAAATACAGCTGTATTATGATGAGCTTGAGGTGTGTAATCCGCATGGGAGCAAAGCTAAGAAACACAAGCTAGGTAAGCCAGTCTTAatttatatatatgtacacatctatacatgcatgtgcgtaCGTTACAATTAGGTCTGGCCTACTATTGTCTGGGAAATCTACATCCCAAGTATCGCTCCTCTCTGAGCTGTATTCAGCTGCTGTTTGTCACAAAGTACACCAGCATTGAGAAACACGGCTACAACCTCCTCTTTAAACCTATCGTGGATGCTGTGCTTGATTTAGAAAAGGTACgtagtgtatacatgcaatcTTTTATGATAATTTTTTATAAACATTAGGATGATGGTGTCGTATTTGAACGTGACGACGGTACTGAGATGGCGCTTCGAGGCACTATCACAACATTCTCAGCTGACAACAAGGCAGCATGGAGCATTGCAGGCTTCAAGGATCTCGGTAGGGCATTTCGGAGGTGCCAGTTTTGTCTAGCTGTTAATGAAGACATGCAGACCAAGGTATGTCACAGTTTTGACCTTCCTTTATTATTAATAGCATGGTGGATGGAGTGTATTATACCCTTTTGTGAACGAGCTGTGTATTTATGTAGCCAATATTTATTGTCATTTGCATAGTATTATCTATGGTATGTTATGTGAACCTAACGTAATAATATTCCCTCGAACGACTTCTTACAGTTTATTGAGAGTGTGTTTACCGTTCGAAGTAAAGAGATCTATCATCATCATTGTGAATCATTAGGAGGCCCTCTTCACGAGCATATGGCGACAACATACGGAATGTGGAGAAATTCTGAGCTTAACAGGTTAAAATACTTCCATGTCACCACTGGAATGGTATCAGATATTATGCACGATATTTTGGAGGGTTCGTTGGAGCTTTGTATTCGGCATCTCCTAGTTGAGTATATTCGGCAACGGAAAGCTTTCTCTCTCAGTACTCTCAATGAGCGTATCAAAACGTTCACGTATGGTGTTGACCTCAAAAGCAAACCGAGTGAGCTATCTACAATCCACCCTGATGTCGCACTGAAGCAGTCAGgtaatacatacatacgtacatgtacatacatacaaaggTTTTCTGAGATACGATATGCAGTATAGTTACCTTAGCGCTCGGCAATTGTTATTTGAGTGGAGTCTTATAGCATTTTACATCATTCATGCAGCATCTCAGATGTGGTGCTTGGGACGGATTCTTCCGCTTTTGATTGGGGACCTTGTTGAAGAAGATGATGAGAATTGGGACAAATTTCTCAATCTCCTCACTATCATTGATTTTGTGTTTGCTCCATCCATCACTCCTGACAAGGCTGACCTTGTTGCTGTTCTTGTTGAAGATTTTCTTTTTGAATTCAGGAAGCTTTATCCATCAAGAAACTTGACACCCAAGATGCACTATACTGTTCACATACCGTCTTGGATGAAGCTGTAAGTATTACGTATCACCCCATACTTTATGTAttatactgtatgtactgcTAACGCAAATGTAGGTGTGGACCACTGTACAGGGTTTGGTGCATGAGGTTTGAAGCAAAGCACAGCTTCTTGCTATCATACTCGGAAATTTAAAGAATTTACCAAAAACCCTCAGTGAGCGTCATCAAGCTTTCATGTGCTATCAGCACTCTGACCGCAAAAGATATCTACGATCACCGCCTATGTACAGTAAAGGTTTGTGAATTAGCAATGgctagctgtatataattatgtatatcgATCTATATCCTTACTTACACACAGGCAAATCTGTGTACCCTGTTTCCCTCCCCTACCTGAATGCCCTCCGAGAGTTCGATCCACTTTTAGATCTGATGGCACCTGTTCAaatgtaattaattaattcaAGTGTAATTAATTTATTTTACAGGGTTAATGCAGTAACCGTTGAAGGTACATACTACTGCAAAAATGCTTGTGTTGTTGCCTCTGTGGATGATCAGGATTCTCCTGAATTCTATAGGATATCTGCATTTATCATCACTCCTCCCCCAACTAGACAAGTGGCCTTTGTTTGTGAACAACTGGTGACAGAGCATTATTTGGCTCATTATCATGCGTACGCGGTACGTACGACGGATATAGTCAAGATCGTTTGCCAACAGGACCTCTATGATTTCCATGGGGAGTGAAGGCTGTTGGAGGGATGCATGATTCTTTTCTTAGGATTTTAAAGCAAAGCTTCAACTTTTGCATGCGTCTTCAGATAGACAGTGGCTTTAGGTCCAGGGAGGAGCACAGAAACGGGTAGCTTGATGACCAGTCTTGAGTTATAACTCTTCCCGCAAATTCTGAACGTTTTCCAGTAATTTTGTGGATTTTAGTTGGTGGGGGTCCCAAATTGCCCCGCAGTAGTCTAGCTTCGGGAGTACAGTAGTTTGATATATCTTGTAGCGAAGGTGTTTTGGGGCGTCACGAAAGTTCCTATGTATTCTACCTAGCAGTTGTTTGGAAGACTTGGAGATGTTCTCAATGTGGGTAGACCACGATAAATTTGGTGTTAAAACTTAGTagctagttagctctgcactaggtattcgtagctgcaagagtgaagaGAGCTGCAttaggctctgctgatgccagcattaattttagactttggcTTTTGCCATCGATCccttttaacaacaatcatggttgatcattacccactctttgagtttctgGATTTTAACATGCAGCAAAAAAAAagcaaaatgttcatcatgcatgattataatgaCTTTTTTATGTGTATAAAAAAGGCTCTTgctaataaattatagctttatgttatgtatagctttGACACTTCTACCGAGGTATcgatcagcacccgcggtgctttcattattaaaCATTGTTCTCTATAATGTACGAACAATGTTATTATTAAGTTGCCTAATTAATATGCTCCAGCATATGTAGTTTTTCAGGTGTCCATTGAAGATTTTGTGCAAATGCATATAATATGGATGAACTACTCCACCAAGAAATTCAAACTACCCCATGCAGATGCTGAGGAGAGGGCGTACTTCCTCAAGACTCAGGCTGAGCGGAGACAGAGACACTTGAAGGGGAAAAAGCACAACCAGATGAGctcaggtaggttaaggcAGCTTTTTAGCAAAACAGCATTAAATTGAAGATgaagtgtactgtatacaactCAGATTTATTGTATAATATCTTGACAATAGTACCTTTTTCCCCCAAAATGTATTGTGGACATAAATACCATTAATTTGATAACActattaccatggttactatcttGTTGTGTGCGTTAGCTGTGACCAAAAATGACTGACCTTAAATAACATTTTAGAAATGCAGCCTCCAATACTACTTTATACAAAGCAATATTACTACCAAAAGAAAGCTATTGGTGATATCTAATAGAAAAAAGGTGAGTATTTGGTATGAGGTCATTCTAACTCAGATCACAGTAACTTAATTGATAAAAATGCTGAAAAATGGAGAAAATTAATCATTCATATGCatactgtacaaaatacaTGAAAGCAGCCCTAAATACTTGCATAGTTCCTACTGTACAATAGtaagagctttcttttgatactAAGATGGGGTCATGAAATTGTGTATTGGAGGCTGCATTCTGAAAAGAGTTGTTTAAAATAAATGGTCACAGGTAACGCACACAACATGtcagtaaccatggcaacaatGTTATCATACTGATCCTTTCTACGTATAAGATATAATTCAAGAGCAAAAACATGCATTGATGATGCCATTTCACAATGACAAGGCACTtcattaattatactatttaTGGCACTgatcttaataattatgccttaacctacctgagAGGGGACAAGataaggtgtgtgtggtggaacCTCTTACTATTGCATGGGACATATAGTGTACTGTGAATATTGACGTATCCTTATCTCAGGATTTGATTTAGCACCTTAGAATGTACATGCCCAATAATAATTCTAATTatgatgtgtacatataattttagTTTTACGAGTCTTTTTATGATTTATtccatgtacatacacatagtggcagatccaggaattttgagAGGGAGGTTCCAAAACTAAAAAaaagggtcatcacttttccaaAACAATGAGCATTAGAGAGCCTGCGGACATATCAATTGCAAGACATCAGCCTAGTAACTATGTACAGATCATGatcattcaagctgagttagctagttgctatagctagtacGTTGACTAcagtgtgttcttgtgtgaaaGGGGGGTTTCAGGGAACCCATGGAACctgtctggatccgccactgccaCAATCAAAGCTACGGAGGGAGAGGATTAAATGTAAAACTGAATGGCAAAGCAAATAATTAGACACTTATACCCAACAAGCGAGAAATTCCATTGACCACACTTATAAACTATTGCTACGTTATTGCTATACAAGTAAATTAATTGTTTTGGAATTACCTCCCTCTCAaatttcctggatccgccactgtgtGGTATGTATACTTTTATAGAGCaaagtgtaataattatgcagctgtGTAATCAAAACGCCTGGCTTGCaagactatatataattataattatagtcatgtaCTAGCCGTATTATATATCAGTATACTTCCCTGATAATACGGCCTAGGGTCGTGTACCTCTATACTGCTCTTATACCTCTTCAAtttactgtaataattatgctgatctAGTTTGAATTAAGTGCATGCTCTATataggtattagaaagtggaacacaatTAATTATCtttttctcataattatttcgatCACACAAGTACAAGACAACTGTCTTGTGTGATCAAAGAGAGAGCGTTAATGGACTTGGGAACAGACATGTTATGGCTTGTataatgaatataattatagagagtggATACTGATCGACACGTACCTCTTTTGGAGCACATGCACTCTCATCACTTTACATATGAAAGtataacagtacatgtagctattggTCTGCATGGCTTCTACGAGACTACCTCCCATGTTAGAACTATAATAAACATAGAGCCAGAGGAGGTCAacacacgagtacctcgattagggattaggcttggtcacgtgcaaaatAACAGTAATTAAAATTAAAGTTGTGGTTGCAATTTTAGCCTAAttgaggtactcgtgtcggacctccGCTGACATTTATAGAGCACTGCCTTCTTAaattagttgggcgtggcccgtcCTAGCCTCAAACCTCCTCCTTATAAGGTGACATGTTTTCGCGGGTATTAATTTCCGCTATTTCAATTCTGTGTAGTCGCAGGTAATTGGCAGTGAATACCACTTGCAAAAATTATAGTTAATTTTACAACTTGAGtagaatttaataccagcaaaataatctaaaacagtgaaatcgcaaacaagtgaaaatatgtcaccttataGGCATATATAGGTCAATTTTTCCCAGTTTGGAGAAAATTGGTTAGAATGAGCATTTTTTGAGAGACAAATAATACATTATTATGCTGTGATGTCAATCTTCTTACATAACGGTTCACGTGATAGGTACTTCCGCATTGACATtgcagttgcaagaactctgacCCTGCAAATCCCTGTAGATAATTATACcctataccataattatgcatgtatacaaaatGTATGTTCAATATATAATCAATCAATATTTAGATTTGGGAAGGAAATGAATTGACAATTTAactctatatatactgtgatTAACTGTGAAaaggtgcatgtgtatatacacacacgtcAATATACTGTACCATTATCAACATGAGTAATTACATAATAGATCACAGCTAATAACAAAGTCCAACGTATACGAAATTATGGTACTAGAGCACACATTTCTCTGGCTCCCCATGCTAACTGGACCAATGGGACGTACAATATGGTCAAGTATTGAGTGAGACCACAAACAAgatgtaaccatgcatgcaatcaataatATTTTGATTTCGGGAATTGAAAATttcttgctataattatattcaactCTATATACTGTGATTAACTGTGAAaaggtgcatgtgtatatacacacacgtcAATATACTGTACCATTATCAACATGAGTAATTACATAAAGCTATATAGATCACAGCTAATAACAATTAAGGTCCGACGTATACAAAATTATGGTACTATAGAGCACACATTTCTCTGGCTCCCCATGCTAACTGGACCAATGGGACGTACAATATGGTCAAGTATTGGTTGAAATCAGACAAACAAGATGTAACCATGCAATCAATAATATTTTGATTTCGGGAATTGACAATTTCTTGCTATATACTCTGATTAACCATGAAAAGGTACTTTTATACGTAAAAAAATCTACAGTGTACCATAAAATCAAAACCTataaaaactataattatagatcagCAAGGTCAGACGTACGAAACGTAATAATGATCATCATGACTACTGTGGCACAGTTTTCTTCGCTCATTCTTCTACTCTCTCTGACTCTGACCTCCCCCGCTAACTGCTGGACCAATGGGACGACAGTCGAGTATTGGGTGAGACCAGACACAATGTCAGAGTGCCCCCACTCCATACCACCACACCAGTGTGTCACTATAACAGATCTGGTGACTAACTCCACAGACACAAGCATCAATGATGGTATGAGTATCAATGTATTCTTCATAGCTGGGACTCATGTTCCAAAAACGAATGGTTGGATTGTTGTCGGAAATCCTTATTTAGATCAGGAAGTATCAGCAACTTTTGCAGCAATTTCAGATGGACAAAACCAACAAAATGCTATAATTGATTGTGAGTCAGGTCACCCAATTAGCTTCGTGTTTCTTCAACTTCTATCTTTAACTTTGAAAAACGTCGAGCTACAAAATTGTGGTTTTAAACTACACTTTAATATGAGGGGTAACTCAACTATTCTGGATGAAACCACATCATCAGTAGTAGCCATGGACGTACCCAAGCTGGTAATTGCTAACAT encodes the following:
- the LOC135337017 gene encoding uncharacterized protein LOC135337017 isoform X3, whose amino-acid sequence is MLRTDAVCEQVLNSHFAPGEVISDFCDGQKFSSPNSLFFKDPCALQIQLYYDELEVCNPHGSKAKKHKLGLAYYCLGNLHPKYRSSLSCIQLLFVTKYTSIEKHGYNLLFKPIVDAVLDLEKDDGVVFERDDGTEMALRGTITTFSADNKAAWSIAGFKDLGRAFRRCQFCLAVNEDMQTKFIESVFTVRSKEIYHHHCESLGGPLHEHMATTYGMWRNSELNRLKYFHVTTGMVSDIMHDILEGSLELCIRHLLVEYIRQRKAFSLSTLNERIKTFTYGVDLKSKPSELSTIHPDVALKQSASQMWCLGRILPLLIGDLVEEDDENWDKFLNLLTIIDFVFAPSITPDKADLVAVLVEDFLFEFRKLYPSRNLTPKMHYTVHIPSWMKLCGPLYRVWCMRFEAKHSFLLSYSEI